One window of Candidatus Thermoplasmatota archaeon genomic DNA carries:
- the psmA gene encoding archaeal proteasome endopeptidase complex subunit alpha produces the protein MQPSNIAYDRAITVFSPDGRLFQVEYAREAVKRGTTTVGLKCKDGVVLIVDKRITSRLIEPDSIEKIFAIDDHIGCATSGLVADARALIDRARLDAQINEITYNEKIQVKTLVKRICDFKQTYTQYGGVRPFGTALLIAGIDETGPRLFSTDPSGALMEYKASSEGAGRAGAMAFFEEKYRDDLSLDEAIDLGIKALHKGTEGKINAEAIEIGVVKKGWKFHILSPEETRMYVIKAIGGK, from the coding sequence ATGCAACCATCAAATATTGCATATGATCGCGCGATAACCGTCTTTTCTCCAGACGGTCGACTCTTTCAAGTTGAATACGCACGAGAGGCAGTGAAACGAGGAACAACTACGGTTGGTTTAAAATGTAAGGATGGTGTTGTACTCATCGTCGATAAACGTATAACCTCCCGGTTAATTGAACCTGATTCCATTGAGAAGATTTTCGCGATCGATGATCACATCGGATGTGCAACTTCTGGTCTTGTGGCTGATGCTCGTGCGTTGATTGATCGCGCCCGGCTTGATGCACAAATCAACGAAATAACCTATAATGAAAAAATCCAAGTAAAAACACTCGTAAAACGAATCTGTGATTTCAAACAAACCTATACACAATACGGTGGTGTTCGACCTTTTGGCACCGCCCTTCTTATCGCAGGTATTGATGAGACCGGTCCTCGACTGTTCTCGACTGATCCATCTGGAGCTCTTATGGAATACAAGGCAAGCAGCGAGGGCGCTGGTCGAGCAGGAGCTATGGCGTTTTTTGAAGAAAAATATCGAGATGATTTAAGTCTTGACGAAGCAATCGATCTCGGCATCAAGGCGTTGCATAAAGGAACCGAAGGTAAAATCAATGCTGAAGCAATTGAGATCGGCGTAGTTAAAAAAGGCTGGAAATTCCATATTCTCTCGCCAGAAGAAACACGCATGTATGTTATCAAAGCAATCGGAGGTAAGTAA
- a CDS encoding radical SAM protein: protein MNIHEIFYSIQGEGILAGIPTIFIRTTGCNLRCSYCDTTYAYHTGKTMSIPEIVDALQQYPCSTICLTGGEPLMQPDCYDLLHQLLDKNYKISVETNGSISIQTLRSMKKIMISLDYKCPSSHMHTHMNLENINLLRPHDQLKFIIQNSEDYSCAREVIEKYHPSCYVFFQPVWGTDPKILLSWILQDGLPVRLGLQLHKILWGDQPGV, encoded by the coding sequence ATGAACATTCATGAGATTTTTTATTCAATCCAAGGCGAAGGTATTCTTGCTGGAATTCCAACAATTTTTATCAGAACGACAGGATGTAATCTACGCTGCAGCTATTGCGATACTACGTACGCATACCATACCGGCAAAACAATGAGCATCCCAGAAATAGTAGATGCACTACAACAATATCCATGTTCGACAATATGTCTTACTGGAGGGGAACCACTTATGCAACCTGATTGCTACGACCTTCTTCACCAGTTACTTGATAAGAACTATAAAATCAGTGTTGAAACGAATGGGAGTATTTCGATACAAACATTACGCTCAATGAAAAAAATCATGATTTCACTGGATTACAAATGCCCTTCTTCACACATGCATACTCATATGAATCTTGAAAATATTAATCTTCTCCGACCTCACGATCAACTAAAATTCATCATTCAGAATTCTGAGGATTATTCCTGCGCGCGAGAGGTCATTGAAAAATATCATCCCTCATGTTATGTTTTTTTTCAACCTGTGTGGGGCACTGATCCGAAAATTCTCCTCTCATGGATCCTTCAGGATGGTCTTCCAGTTCGCTTAGGATTACAACTACATAAAATACTCTGGGGGGATCAGCCCGGTGTTTAG
- a CDS encoding DNA-directed RNA polymerase subunit H, giving the protein MATPKPKYYDILGHKLVPEHSILSKKEEKALLDKYKIKPEQLPKILSTDPAVVAIKAKPGDIVKIVRQSPTAKTSICYRLVIESELADIGEFTIPADFGESTEIE; this is encoded by the coding sequence ATCGCCACCCCCAAACCAAAATATTACGACATATTAGGTCATAAGCTGGTACCAGAACATAGTATTTTATCAAAGAAAGAGGAAAAAGCGTTGCTAGACAAGTATAAAATAAAACCTGAACAACTCCCAAAGATTCTCAGCACCGATCCAGCGGTTGTTGCTATCAAAGCAAAACCTGGAGACATTGTTAAAATAGTTCGACAGAGTCCGACTGCAAAGACATCGATTTGTTATCGATTGGTTATTGAAAGTGAGCTTGCTGACATTGGAGAATTTACCATCCCTGCTGATTTTGGAGAATCAACTGAGATTGAATAG